One Xylanibacillus composti genomic window carries:
- a CDS encoding DUF4362 domain-containing protein gives MYDEEERRGEIVDVHGNITNAERLDEFLSHINSGVEDRIRITTYTIEGDPINYDFTFDGQYVKYKYDNSRDKFGIKNVRSTTCMKMSKLTSHTMVEYKLDECFGENKEIGEQFSFVLNLDR, from the coding sequence TTGTATGATGAAGAAGAGCGACGTGGGGAGATTGTAGATGTACACGGTAACATTACAAATGCAGAGCGATTAGATGAATTTCTCTCTCATATAAATTCTGGTGTGGAAGATCGAATTAGAATTACTACGTACACGATTGAAGGAGACCCGATAAACTATGACTTCACTTTCGACGGTCAGTATGTAAAATACAAATATGATAATTCTAGAGACAAGTTTGGCATCAAAAATGTAAGAAGTACGACTTGTATGAAGATGTCGAAGCTAACTAGCCATACTATGGTTGAGTATAAATTGGATGAATGTTTTGGGGAGAACAAAGAAATAGGTGAACAATTTAGCTTTGTATTAAATTTAGACAGGTAA